From a region of the Mycolicibacterium sp. MU0050 genome:
- a CDS encoding A/G-specific adenine glycosylase, producing the protein MSIAAAELLAWYQRERRDLPWRDPAVSAWQILVSEFMLQQTPVARVLPIWLDWVARWPTPSATAAAGPAEVLRAWGKLGYPRRAKRLHECATVIATEHGDVVPEDVDTLLTLPGIGSYTARAIACFAYGQWVPVVDTNVRRVVARAVHGRADAASPSPKRDEAEVAALLPNDASTPTFSAALMELGAVVCTARAPRCGLCPLSSCAWRQAGYPAGVAAPKRVQKYAGTDRQVRGRLLDVLRDSTSPVTRAKLDVAWLSDPAQRDRALDSLLVDGLVEQTRDGRFALCGEGEPGPTRQ; encoded by the coding sequence ATGAGCATCGCCGCCGCCGAACTGCTCGCCTGGTACCAGCGTGAGCGCCGGGACCTGCCGTGGCGCGACCCGGCGGTCAGCGCCTGGCAGATTCTGGTCAGCGAGTTCATGCTGCAGCAGACGCCTGTGGCCCGGGTGCTGCCGATCTGGCTGGACTGGGTGGCGCGCTGGCCCACGCCGTCGGCCACCGCCGCGGCCGGTCCCGCCGAGGTGCTGCGGGCGTGGGGGAAGCTCGGCTATCCGCGCCGGGCCAAACGACTGCACGAATGCGCGACGGTGATCGCGACGGAGCACGGTGACGTCGTCCCCGAGGACGTGGACACATTGCTCACCCTGCCCGGGATCGGCAGTTACACCGCCCGTGCCATCGCCTGTTTCGCCTACGGACAGTGGGTTCCGGTGGTGGACACCAACGTTCGCCGCGTGGTCGCCCGGGCCGTGCACGGACGCGCCGATGCCGCCTCGCCCTCGCCCAAGCGCGACGAGGCCGAGGTCGCCGCCCTACTGCCCAACGATGCTTCGACGCCGACGTTTTCCGCGGCATTGATGGAACTGGGGGCGGTGGTGTGCACCGCGCGCGCACCGCGGTGCGGACTGTGCCCGCTGAGTTCGTGCGCGTGGCGGCAGGCCGGCTACCCGGCCGGTGTGGCGGCCCCCAAGCGGGTACAGAAGTACGCCGGGACCGACCGGCAGGTCCGTGGTCGGCTATTGGATGTGTTGCGCGACAGCACTTCTCCGGTGACCCGGGCCAAGCTCGACGTGGCGTGGCTCAGCGATCCGGCCCAGCGCGACCGGGCGTTGGATTCGCTACTGGTCGACGGCCTGGTGGAGCAGACCCGTGACGGCCGCTTCGCGCTGTGCGGCGAGGGGGAGCCGGGACCGACTCGGCAGTAG
- a CDS encoding carbonic anhydrase, with amino-acid sequence MPNTSPVTAWKALKEGNERFVAGKPLHPSQSIEHRSSLEETQTPTAVVFGCGDSRVAAEIIFDQGLGDMFVVRTAGHVIDSAVLGSVEYAVSILDVPLIVVLGHDSCGAVGAALAALDKGEVPGGYVRDVVERVTSSILLGRRDGLKTVDEFEARHVVETGVQLVARSTAIKERIEDGRLAIVGVTYHLSDGRAALRNQVGDVGDDVLEAI; translated from the coding sequence ATGCCGAATACCAGTCCCGTAACCGCTTGGAAGGCACTCAAGGAGGGTAACGAGCGCTTCGTGGCGGGCAAGCCGCTGCATCCGAGCCAGAGCATCGAGCATCGCAGCAGCCTGGAGGAGACGCAGACACCCACCGCGGTGGTCTTCGGTTGCGGCGACAGCCGGGTGGCCGCCGAGATCATCTTCGACCAGGGCCTCGGCGACATGTTCGTGGTCCGCACGGCCGGCCACGTCATCGACTCCGCGGTGCTGGGATCGGTGGAATACGCCGTATCGATCTTGGACGTGCCCCTGATCGTGGTGCTCGGACACGACAGCTGCGGAGCGGTCGGGGCCGCGCTCGCCGCGCTGGACAAAGGTGAGGTGCCGGGCGGCTACGTCCGCGACGTCGTCGAGCGCGTCACCTCCTCGATCCTGCTGGGCCGACGGGACGGGCTCAAGACGGTCGACGAGTTCGAGGCCCGTCATGTCGTCGAGACCGGTGTGCAACTCGTGGCCCGCTCCACGGCGATCAAGGAACGCATCGAGGACGGCCGGCTGGCCATCGTCGGCGTGACGTACCACCTCTCCGATGGTCGGGCCGCGCTGCGCAACCAGGTCGGTGACGTCGGCGACGACGTCCTCGAGGCCATCTGA